A part of Quatrionicoccus australiensis genomic DNA contains:
- a CDS encoding 3',5'-cyclic-nucleotide phosphodiesterase translates to MKLRVLGCSGGIGGQHLRTTSLLVDHDILIDAGTGAADLSIAELAAIDHVFLTHSHLDHIAALPLLIDTVADRREKPLTVYASAAVLTVLQKHIFNWAIWPDFTEIPDAEHPVMRYQSIALAETVSIDGRRITALPVEHTVPAVGYCLDSGAGSLVFSGDTGICPDFWRAVNRIDKLKYLIIECAFSNREEGLARRSQHLCPSLLAAELQSLERACEIHITHLKPGQIELTMAEIEAGLADYQPRMLQNNQVFEF, encoded by the coding sequence ATGAAACTCAGAGTCCTTGGCTGTAGCGGTGGCATCGGCGGGCAGCACCTGCGGACAACTTCGCTGCTCGTCGATCACGACATCCTGATCGATGCCGGGACCGGTGCCGCAGACCTGTCGATCGCCGAACTGGCCGCCATCGACCATGTTTTCCTGACCCACAGCCATCTCGACCACATTGCCGCCTTGCCGCTGCTGATCGATACCGTGGCCGACCGGCGCGAGAAGCCGCTGACCGTTTATGCCTCTGCCGCCGTGTTGACCGTTCTGCAGAAGCACATCTTCAACTGGGCAATCTGGCCTGACTTCACCGAAATTCCGGATGCCGAGCATCCGGTCATGCGCTACCAGAGCATCGCACTGGCCGAGACCGTGAGTATCGATGGTCGTCGCATCACTGCCTTGCCAGTCGAACACACGGTGCCGGCAGTCGGCTATTGCCTCGACTCCGGTGCCGGCAGCCTGGTTTTCTCCGGCGATACCGGCATCTGTCCTGACTTCTGGCGGGCGGTCAACCGGATAGACAAGCTCAAATACCTGATCATCGAATGCGCCTTCTCCAATCGGGAGGAAGGACTGGCCCGGCGATCGCAGCATCTTTGTCCGAGCCTGCTGGCGGCAGAGTTGCAGAGCCTGGAGCGCGCCTGTGAAATCCACATCACGCACCTGAAACCGGGGCAGATCGAACTGACCATGGCAGAGATCGAGGCCGGTCTCGCCGATTATCAGCCGCGCATGCTGCAGAACAATCAAGTCTTCGAGTTTTGA
- a CDS encoding FHA domain-containing protein, whose protein sequence is MAKMILSMDGLVLKEIQLDKERLTIGRKPHNDIQIDNLAISGEHAAIVTILNDSFLEDMNSTNGTLVNGQPIKKHFLRNNDVVELGKYKLKYMADLSDAAATIDEHEKAAAPRATPLRPEDMQLVESATRSNIGTRSNVAGVAVASAAVQLLSGANIGKELELTKTLTTLGKPGLQVAVIAKRPNGFFITHVEGTQFPIVNGEVLDAQAYQLKDHDVIEIAGIKMEFFLKT, encoded by the coding sequence ATGGCAAAAATGATCCTTTCAATGGACGGTCTGGTACTGAAGGAAATTCAGCTCGACAAGGAGCGCCTGACCATCGGTCGCAAGCCGCACAACGACATCCAGATCGACAATCTCGCCATCTCCGGCGAGCACGCGGCGATTGTCACCATCCTCAATGACTCCTTTCTTGAGGACATGAACAGTACCAACGGGACGCTGGTCAATGGCCAGCCGATCAAGAAGCACTTCCTGCGCAACAACGATGTCGTCGAACTGGGCAAGTACAAGCTCAAGTACATGGCCGATCTCAGCGATGCCGCGGCCACCATCGACGAGCATGAAAAGGCTGCCGCGCCGCGTGCCACGCCGCTGCGTCCGGAGGACATGCAACTGGTCGAGAGCGCCACGCGCAGCAATATCGGAACGCGCAGCAATGTGGCTGGCGTTGCCGTCGCCTCGGCTGCCGTGCAATTGCTCAGTGGTGCCAACATCGGCAAGGAGCTGGAACTCACCAAGACCCTGACCACGCTCGGCAAGCCCGGGCTGCAGGTGGCGGTGATCGCCAAGCGGCCGAACGGGTTCTTCATCACCCATGTGGAAGGGACGCAATTTCCCATCGTCAATGGCGAGGTCCTCGACGCCCAGGCCTATCAGCTCAAGGATCACGATGTCATCGAGATCGCCGGCATCAAGATGGAATTTTTCCTGAAGACCTGA
- the sucC gene encoding ADP-forming succinate--CoA ligase subunit beta, producing the protein MKIHEYQGKQLLKKFGVTVPRGIHCTTVDDAVKAAETLGGKVWVVKAQIHAGGRGKGGGVKVATSLEKVREYASQILGMQLVTHQTGPEGQKVRHLLIEEGADIQHEYYVAALTDRATQSVAIMASYEGGMDIEEVAHNTPEKIVKVFVNPLVGLTDEQGLELAKGMGMLEASIPQCIDTLKKLYTCYMETDASLAEINPLIHEGDGTVKAIDAKFNFDSNALYRQPEIVAMRDLDEEDADEIEASKFDLAYISLDGNIGCLVNGAGLAMATMDTIKLFGAEPANFLDVGGGATTEKVTEAFKIMLKNTKVKGILVNIFGGIMKCDTIAAGVVAAAKEVNLSVPLVVRMKGTNEDMGKQILKDSGLPIISADSMAEAATKIVAAVK; encoded by the coding sequence ATGAAAATTCACGAATATCAGGGCAAACAACTCCTGAAAAAATTCGGCGTTACGGTTCCGCGCGGGATTCACTGCACGACCGTCGATGACGCGGTCAAGGCAGCAGAAACCCTGGGCGGCAAGGTTTGGGTCGTCAAAGCCCAGATTCACGCCGGTGGCCGTGGCAAGGGCGGCGGCGTCAAGGTCGCAACCTCCCTGGAAAAAGTGCGCGAATACGCCAGCCAGATCCTCGGCATGCAGTTGGTCACGCACCAGACCGGTCCGGAAGGCCAGAAGGTTCGTCACCTGCTGATCGAAGAAGGCGCTGACATCCAGCACGAGTACTACGTTGCAGCGCTGACCGATCGCGCCACGCAGTCCGTCGCCATCATGGCCTCCTACGAAGGCGGCATGGACATCGAAGAAGTTGCCCACAATACCCCGGAAAAGATCGTCAAGGTCTTCGTCAATCCGCTGGTCGGCCTGACCGACGAGCAGGGCCTGGAACTGGCCAAGGGCATGGGCATGCTGGAAGCCTCCATTCCGCAGTGTATCGACACGCTGAAGAAGCTCTACACCTGCTACATGGAAACCGATGCTTCGCTGGCCGAAATCAATCCGCTGATCCACGAAGGCGACGGCACCGTCAAGGCAATTGACGCCAAGTTCAACTTCGACTCCAACGCCCTGTATCGCCAGCCGGAAATCGTCGCCATGCGCGACCTGGACGAAGAAGATGCCGACGAAATCGAAGCTTCCAAGTTCGATCTGGCCTACATCTCCCTCGACGGCAATATCGGCTGTCTGGTGAACGGTGCCGGTCTGGCCATGGCCACGATGGACACCATCAAGCTGTTCGGCGCCGAGCCGGCCAACTTCCTCGACGTCGGTGGCGGTGCCACGACCGAAAAGGTGACCGAAGCCTTCAAGATCATGCTCAAGAACACCAAGGTCAAGGGCATCCTGGTCAATATCTTCGGTGGCATCATGAAGTGCGACACCATTGCTGCCGGCGTTGTTGCCGCTGCCAAGGAAGTCAATCTGTCCGTGCCGCTGGTCGTCCGCATGAAGGGCACCAACGAAGACATGGGCAAGCAGATCCTCAAGGATTCCGGTCTGCCTATCATTTCTGCCGATTCCATGGCCGAAGCCGCCACCAAGATCGTCGCTGCGGTCAAGTAA
- the sucD gene encoding succinate--CoA ligase subunit alpha produces MSIFINKNTRIITQGITGKTGQFHTEKCQEYANGKECFVAGVNPKKAGESIFNIPIYASVKEAAAETGATVSVIYVPPPGAAAAIWEAVEADLDLAICITEGIPVRDMLILRNKMKAKEAAGGKKTLLLGPNCPGLITPEEVKIGIMPGHIHRKGRIGVVSRSGTLTYEAVGQLTEIGLGQSSAVGIGGDPINGLKHIDVMKAFNDDPDTDAVIMIGEIGGPDEAEAAMWCKENMKKPVVGFIAGVTAPAGKRMGHAGALISGGADTADAKLAIMEECGFKVTKNPSEMAKLLKAML; encoded by the coding sequence ATGTCCATCTTCATCAATAAGAACACCCGTATCATTACCCAGGGCATCACCGGCAAGACCGGTCAGTTCCATACGGAAAAGTGCCAGGAATACGCAAACGGCAAGGAATGCTTTGTTGCCGGCGTGAATCCGAAGAAGGCCGGCGAGTCCATCTTCAACATTCCTATCTACGCTTCGGTCAAGGAAGCTGCCGCCGAAACCGGCGCCACCGTTTCCGTGATCTACGTGCCGCCCCCGGGTGCTGCTGCTGCGATCTGGGAAGCTGTTGAAGCCGACCTCGATCTGGCCATCTGCATCACCGAAGGCATCCCGGTCCGCGACATGCTGATCCTGCGCAACAAGATGAAGGCCAAGGAAGCCGCTGGCGGCAAGAAGACCCTGCTGCTCGGCCCGAACTGCCCTGGCCTGATCACCCCGGAAGAAGTGAAGATCGGCATCATGCCGGGTCACATCCACCGCAAGGGTCGCATCGGCGTGGTTTCGCGCTCCGGCACCCTGACCTACGAAGCCGTTGGCCAACTGACCGAAATCGGTCTGGGCCAGTCGTCTGCCGTCGGTATTGGTGGTGACCCGATCAACGGTCTGAAGCACATCGACGTCATGAAGGCTTTCAACGACGATCCGGATACCGACGCTGTCATCATGATCGGCGAAATCGGTGGTCCGGACGAAGCCGAAGCTGCCATGTGGTGCAAGGAAAACATGAAGAAGCCGGTGGTTGGCTTCATCGCCGGTGTTACCGCGCCGGCCGGCAAGCGCATGGGCCATGCTGGCGCCCTCATTTCCGGTGGTGCTGACACGGCTGATGCCAAGCTTGCCATCATGGAAGAGTGCGGCTTCAAGGTCACCAAGAACCCGTCCGAAATGGCCAAGCTGTTGAAGGCTATGCTGTAA
- a CDS encoding ornithine cyclodeaminase family protein: MALFLSENDVKKLLTVEMALEGVESAHRDLALGQALDTPRARSRLPQTVLHILQGALPAQGVLGYKAYTSNRSGNRFLVHLFDAASGQLRAVIEADYLGMIRTGATSGLAARWLARPDSTVAGVFGAGWQAEGHVRAICAALPLERVKVFSRKADKLQAFCQRMSEATGVAVEPAASAEELVRGSDLLGTVTTAAQPLFEAEWLEPGTHINAAGSNALIRQELSEAALKRCDLITVDAVPTALAEAGDLLPLLEKGRLHPRQMVELGDVIIGRHPGRTDAGQITVFESQGMAIQDLAVALRVLAAAEAQGLGVEIPLR; the protein is encoded by the coding sequence ATGGCCCTGTTTCTCTCGGAAAATGATGTAAAAAAGCTGTTGACCGTCGAGATGGCCCTGGAGGGGGTCGAGTCGGCGCATCGTGACCTGGCGCTCGGCCAGGCCCTGGATACGCCGCGTGCCCGCTCGCGCCTGCCGCAAACGGTACTGCACATCCTGCAGGGTGCCTTGCCGGCCCAGGGCGTGCTTGGTTACAAGGCCTATACCAGCAATCGCAGTGGCAACCGCTTTCTGGTGCACCTGTTCGATGCGGCCAGCGGTCAATTGCGGGCGGTGATCGAGGCCGACTATCTGGGCATGATCCGGACCGGGGCGACCAGTGGCCTGGCTGCGCGCTGGCTGGCGCGGCCGGATTCGACGGTGGCCGGCGTGTTCGGTGCCGGCTGGCAGGCAGAAGGGCATGTTCGCGCCATCTGCGCGGCCTTGCCGCTGGAGCGGGTCAAGGTGTTCAGCCGCAAGGCCGATAAATTGCAGGCTTTTTGCCAGCGCATGAGCGAGGCAACCGGCGTTGCGGTTGAACCGGCGGCCAGCGCCGAAGAACTTGTGCGCGGCAGTGACTTGCTCGGAACCGTAACCACCGCAGCGCAACCGCTGTTTGAAGCCGAATGGCTGGAGCCGGGGACGCATATCAACGCGGCCGGTTCGAATGCGCTGATTCGCCAGGAGTTGTCGGAAGCCGCCTTGAAGCGTTGTGACCTGATTACGGTCGATGCCGTGCCGACGGCTTTGGCGGAAGCGGGAGACTTGCTGCCGCTGCTCGAAAAGGGGCGTTTGCATCCGCGGCAGATGGTCGAGCTGGGCGATGTGATCATCGGTCGGCATCCCGGCCGTACGGACGCCGGCCAGATTACGGTTTTCGAGTCGCAAGGCATGGCCATCCAGGATCTGGCGGTGGCGTTGCGCGTGCTGGCCGCGGCCGAGGCGCAAGGGCTGGGGGTGGAGATTCCCTTGCGTTAA
- a CDS encoding CHASE2 domain-containing protein, with protein MKKHLVRFVLGALCMLVLLGHAGRAWQIPFVSALDAYLYDVRLRLTMPRTVDERIIIVDVDEKSLAEVGRWPWGRNTLAELVRRLTDDYKVAVIGFDVVFAEPDESSGLKVLENIGRQQLKNEPSYQRALQDLRSTLDYDRLFADTLRGRPVVLGYYFSSLDNAQRNGALPAPVFAPGTFAGRRIPFVSWSGYGANLPALQAAASSAGHFNPLVDFDGNSRRVPLIVEYQGAYYEALSLAVVRTLLGHGELRPGFPDAESAIEWLEVDSPRGSLRIPVDEHVSALIPYRGYERSFPYISAVDVLRGRVSAEQLAGRIVLVGTTAPGLMDLRSTPVGATFPGVEVHANLIAGMLEGSIKDKPGFVLAIDVIQLLLFGGMLVMLLPLLSPFRATLLAVATLSAMLGINMLLWSSANLVMPLAAGVLSVLLLYGLNMSWGYFVESRTKRQFADLFGQYVPPELVDEMAKNPESYSMEGQNEELTVLFSDIRSFTSMSEGMEPKELARLMNEYFGAMTEVIRQQRGTLDKYIGDAIMAFWGAPVNDPENARHAVLTALGMRQRLRELAEPFKARGWPALQAGIGINTGTMTVGDMGSPVRKAYTVMGDAVNLASRLEGITKEYGVDIVVGEETRRQVDDITFRELDRVRVKGKDAPVAIYEPLGLSAELPAASRDELALWQHALSRYRAQDWDQAELQLCILRERFPACRLYELYIERIAYLRAHPPGESWDGVTVFQVK; from the coding sequence ATGAAAAAACATCTCGTTCGTTTCGTGCTCGGCGCGCTCTGCATGCTGGTACTGCTCGGTCATGCCGGGCGTGCCTGGCAGATTCCCTTCGTTTCGGCGCTCGATGCCTATCTCTACGATGTCCGCCTGCGGTTGACCATGCCGCGCACGGTCGATGAACGCATCATCATCGTCGACGTCGATGAGAAGAGTCTGGCCGAAGTCGGGCGCTGGCCCTGGGGGCGCAATACGCTGGCCGAGCTGGTGCGGCGCCTGACCGACGACTACAAGGTTGCGGTAATCGGTTTCGACGTTGTGTTTGCCGAGCCGGACGAGAGTTCCGGGCTCAAGGTGCTGGAGAACATCGGTCGCCAGCAGCTGAAAAACGAGCCGAGCTATCAGCGTGCCTTGCAGGATCTGCGCTCGACGCTGGATTATGACCGCCTGTTTGCCGATACCCTGCGTGGTCGACCGGTGGTGCTGGGCTATTATTTTTCCAGTCTGGACAACGCCCAGCGCAATGGTGCCCTGCCGGCGCCGGTCTTTGCGCCGGGTACCTTTGCCGGGCGGCGGATTCCCTTTGTTTCATGGTCCGGTTACGGTGCCAACCTGCCGGCCTTGCAGGCGGCGGCCAGCAGTGCCGGGCATTTCAATCCGCTGGTCGATTTCGACGGCAATTCGCGGCGTGTCCCGCTGATCGTCGAATACCAGGGCGCCTATTACGAGGCGCTGTCCCTTGCCGTCGTGCGTACCTTGCTTGGCCATGGCGAACTCCGCCCCGGCTTTCCCGATGCCGAATCGGCGATCGAATGGCTGGAGGTCGATTCGCCGCGTGGCTCGTTGCGCATTCCGGTCGACGAGCATGTTTCGGCGCTGATTCCCTATCGCGGCTACGAGCGCAGTTTTCCCTATATCTCGGCGGTCGACGTGCTGCGCGGCCGGGTTTCTGCCGAGCAGCTGGCCGGACGCATCGTGCTGGTCGGGACAACGGCGCCGGGCCTGATGGATTTGCGGTCGACGCCGGTGGGGGCGACTTTTCCCGGAGTCGAGGTGCATGCCAACCTGATCGCCGGCATGCTTGAAGGCAGCATCAAGGACAAGCCGGGCTTCGTCCTTGCCATCGACGTCATCCAGTTGCTGCTGTTCGGCGGCATGCTGGTCATGTTGCTGCCCTTGCTCTCGCCTTTCCGCGCAACGCTGCTGGCCGTGGCGACGCTGTCGGCCATGCTCGGCATCAACATGCTCCTGTGGTCGTCGGCGAATCTGGTCATGCCGCTCGCGGCGGGCGTGCTGTCGGTGCTGCTTCTCTACGGTCTCAACATGTCCTGGGGCTATTTCGTCGAATCGCGGACCAAGCGGCAATTTGCCGACTTGTTCGGGCAGTACGTGCCGCCGGAACTGGTCGACGAGATGGCGAAAAACCCCGAGAGTTACAGCATGGAAGGGCAGAACGAGGAACTGACCGTGCTTTTCTCGGATATCCGCAGCTTTACCAGCATGTCCGAGGGGATGGAGCCGAAGGAACTGGCGCGGCTGATGAATGAATATTTCGGGGCGATGACCGAAGTGATCCGGCAGCAGCGCGGCACGCTCGATAAATACATCGGCGACGCCATCATGGCGTTCTGGGGCGCGCCGGTGAATGATCCGGAAAATGCCCGCCACGCGGTGTTGACCGCCCTGGGCATGCGGCAGCGCCTGCGCGAACTTGCCGAACCGTTCAAGGCGCGTGGCTGGCCGGCGCTGCAGGCCGGCATCGGGATCAACACCGGAACAATGACGGTCGGCGACATGGGCTCACCGGTCCGCAAGGCGTATACGGTGATGGGCGATGCGGTCAATCTCGCGTCGCGTCTCGAAGGCATCACCAAGGAATACGGTGTCGACATCGTGGTCGGTGAGGAAACACGGCGCCAGGTCGATGACATCACCTTCCGCGAACTTGACCGGGTACGCGTCAAGGGCAAGGACGCACCGGTCGCGATTTACGAGCCGCTTGGCCTGAGCGCCGAATTGCCGGCCGCCAGCCGCGATGAGCTGGCCTTGTGGCAGCATGCGCTGAGCCGTTACCGGGCGCAGGACTGGGATCAGGCCGAACTGCAATTGTGCATTTTGCGTGAGCGTTTTCCGGCATGCCGTCTGTACGAACTGTACATCGAGCGGATTGCCTATCTGCGGGCGCATCCGCCAGGTGAAAGTTGGGATGGGGTAACCGTCTTCCAGGTGAAATAG
- a CDS encoding TerC family protein produces MELDFLSAAFWIAVGQIILIDIVLSGDNAVVIALACRNLAPEQRRTGIFWGVAGAVSLRVVLTVFAALVMNLPWLKLGGGLLLIWIAVKLMLPEDEEGHDIKPSSHLWGAVKTIVVADFVMSLDNVIAVAGAAHGSLALLLFGLAVSIPLIVWSSQLILHWMERFPSIVLFGAALLGYVAGQMIFTDPGVLDLLPPLPLWSAKVAGAVGALLVVVLGRWLEQRILARQDVTIV; encoded by the coding sequence ATGGAACTTGATTTTCTCTCAGCTGCATTCTGGATTGCCGTCGGTCAGATCATTCTGATCGATATCGTGCTTTCCGGCGACAACGCCGTGGTGATTGCGCTTGCCTGTCGCAATCTGGCGCCCGAGCAACGGCGCACCGGCATTTTCTGGGGCGTGGCTGGTGCCGTCAGCCTGCGCGTCGTGCTCACCGTCTTTGCGGCGCTGGTGATGAACCTGCCCTGGCTGAAGCTGGGCGGCGGTCTCTTACTGATCTGGATTGCCGTCAAGCTGATGCTGCCGGAGGACGAAGAAGGGCACGACATCAAGCCATCCTCGCATTTGTGGGGCGCGGTCAAGACGATCGTCGTCGCCGATTTCGTCATGAGCCTCGATAACGTGATTGCCGTTGCCGGCGCCGCCCACGGCAGTCTGGCCTTGCTGCTCTTCGGTCTGGCGGTCAGCATTCCGCTCATCGTCTGGTCGAGCCAGTTGATCCTGCACTGGATGGAGCGCTTCCCGTCCATCGTGTTGTTCGGCGCTGCCCTGCTCGGCTACGTCGCCGGTCAGATGATATTTACCGATCCCGGTGTTCTTGATTTGCTGCCGCCGCTGCCGCTTTGGTCCGCGAAGGTGGCCGGCGCAGTGGGGGCGCTTCTGGTCGTGGTGCTTGGGCGTTGGCTTGAGCAGCGGATTCTGGCGCGTCAGGATGTCACCATCGTTTGA
- a CDS encoding CHASE2 domain-containing serine/threonine-protein kinase, whose translation MAKAAFWKADWFLGVLVTLVMLFAGTGDLLQSLERKAYDLAVQASGKTASDRIAVIAIDDQSIANLGRWPWSRDLHARLTDLLAGAQVKLVANTIFFSEPQLDAGYGYVTRLIDMLEQSKGENAALSPELEKISAVLREAEAALNTDARLASSYANAGNVLLPLLFRLEEAPGRPDKPLPDFIQANRLVQVTDGGGIALPASQVQMPIELLGSKAQALGHLNALPDVDGGIRTEALVVQYFDQFYPALSLVIAARSLNLGPADIKVQLGREVRLGKLNIPTDRSTAMHTYFYKDRDGRPVFPVDSFYDVLSGKIPASKYAGKIVLIGATAAGVGSAQVTPVSPTMAPVLTLAHAVSSILQEHFFLTPAWAEWASLAAKVVVGLYLILLLPRLSAAAGGLLTLFCLSVLLGSHFGLMLGAGIWVQLMGAASLLLVGHLLLTTKRYLVTERSKEKSELDSAESNRMLALAFQGQGQLDMAFDKFRKCPMDAGLLENMYNLALDYERKRQFNKAEAVFRYVADFDPQFRDVTQRLQRAKQMSETVLLAGANGKTANGTLVMGVEQAMLGRYKIEKELGKGAMGVVYQGRDPKINRVVAIKTMALAQEFDADELDEVKQRFFREAETAGRLNHPNIVTIYDAGEEHDLAYIAMEFLNGRDLVPQTKPAGLLPLPEVVSIVARVADALDYAHRNHVVHRDIKPANIMYEPGSDLLKVTDFGIARITDSSRTRTGMVLGTPSYMSPEQLTGKKIDGRSDLFSLGVMLYQMCSGQLPFSGESMAQLMFRITNESPTDILSIKPDLPAGIVAVITTALSKNPGQRYQQGAEMAAALRACLNPPESHVS comes from the coding sequence ATGGCGAAAGCCGCGTTCTGGAAGGCGGACTGGTTTCTCGGGGTGCTGGTCACCCTGGTGATGCTGTTCGCCGGTACCGGGGATCTGTTGCAGAGTCTGGAGCGCAAGGCCTACGATCTGGCGGTGCAGGCGTCGGGCAAGACGGCTTCCGATCGCATAGCCGTGATTGCCATCGATGACCAGAGTATTGCCAACCTCGGCCGCTGGCCATGGTCGCGCGACCTGCATGCGCGTCTGACCGATCTGCTGGCCGGTGCGCAGGTCAAGCTGGTTGCCAACACCATTTTCTTCTCCGAGCCGCAGCTTGATGCCGGCTATGGCTACGTTACCCGCCTGATCGACATGCTGGAGCAGAGCAAGGGTGAAAATGCCGCGTTATCGCCTGAGCTGGAAAAAATTTCGGCCGTACTCCGCGAGGCCGAGGCGGCGCTCAACACCGATGCCCGCCTGGCGAGCAGTTATGCCAATGCCGGTAATGTGCTGTTGCCGCTGCTATTCAGGCTGGAAGAGGCGCCGGGGCGGCCGGACAAACCCTTGCCGGATTTCATCCAGGCCAATCGTCTGGTGCAGGTGACTGATGGCGGCGGCATTGCCTTGCCGGCGTCGCAGGTGCAAATGCCGATCGAGCTGCTGGGCAGCAAGGCGCAGGCGCTTGGTCATCTCAACGCGCTGCCCGATGTCGATGGCGGGATCCGGACGGAAGCCCTGGTCGTGCAGTATTTCGATCAGTTCTACCCGGCACTGTCGCTGGTGATCGCCGCGCGCAGCCTCAATCTCGGGCCGGCCGACATCAAGGTGCAACTCGGGCGCGAAGTCCGGCTCGGCAAGCTGAACATTCCGACCGACCGGTCGACGGCGATGCATACCTATTTTTACAAGGATCGGGACGGTCGACCGGTATTTCCGGTCGATTCTTTCTACGATGTCCTGTCCGGCAAGATTCCGGCCAGCAAGTATGCCGGCAAGATCGTCCTGATTGGTGCGACGGCCGCCGGTGTCGGCTCGGCGCAGGTGACGCCGGTTTCACCAACCATGGCGCCGGTGCTGACGCTGGCGCATGCCGTTTCGAGCATTCTGCAGGAGCATTTTTTCCTGACGCCGGCCTGGGCTGAATGGGCCAGTCTGGCGGCGAAGGTGGTGGTCGGGCTTTATCTGATCCTGCTGTTGCCCCGCCTCTCGGCGGCGGCTGGCGGCTTGCTGACACTGTTTTGTCTTTCCGTGTTGCTCGGCAGTCACTTCGGGCTGATGCTGGGTGCCGGGATCTGGGTGCAATTGATGGGCGCGGCCAGTTTGTTGCTGGTCGGCCATCTGCTGCTGACCACCAAGCGCTATTTGGTCACCGAGCGCAGCAAGGAGAAGTCGGAGCTCGATTCTGCCGAGTCGAACCGCATGCTGGCGCTGGCTTTTCAGGGACAGGGCCAGCTCGACATGGCCTTCGACAAGTTCCGCAAGTGTCCGATGGACGCCGGCCTGCTGGAAAACATGTACAACCTGGCGCTCGACTACGAGCGCAAGCGGCAGTTCAACAAGGCCGAGGCAGTATTCCGCTATGTTGCAGACTTCGATCCGCAGTTCCGCGACGTGACACAACGCCTGCAGCGCGCCAAACAGATGTCGGAAACCGTGCTTCTTGCCGGTGCGAACGGCAAGACGGCTAACGGGACGCTGGTGATGGGCGTCGAGCAGGCCATGCTGGGACGCTACAAGATCGAGAAGGAACTCGGCAAGGGCGCGATGGGCGTGGTCTATCAGGGGCGCGATCCGAAGATCAATCGTGTCGTCGCGATCAAGACCATGGCGCTGGCGCAGGAGTTCGACGCCGACGAGCTGGACGAGGTCAAACAGCGCTTCTTCCGCGAGGCAGAAACGGCCGGGCGTCTCAATCACCCCAATATCGTGACCATCTACGATGCCGGCGAAGAGCACGACCTGGCCTACATCGCCATGGAATTCCTGAACGGGCGCGATCTCGTGCCGCAGACCAAGCCGGCCGGACTGCTGCCGCTGCCCGAGGTGGTGTCGATTGTTGCCCGCGTTGCCGATGCGCTGGATTACGCGCACCGCAACCATGTCGTGCATCGCGACATCAAGCCCGCCAACATCATGTATGAACCGGGCAGCGACCTGCTCAAGGTCACCGATTTCGGCATCGCCCGGATCACCGACTCGTCGCGGACACGGACCGGCATGGTGCTGGGCACGCCCTCCTACATGTCCCCCGAACAACTGACCGGCAAGAAGATCGACGGCCGTTCCGACCTTTTTTCGCTCGGCGTCATGCTTTATCAGATGTGCAGCGGTCAACTGCCGTTTAGCGGCGAATCCATGGCACAACTGATGTTCCGGATCACCAACGAGTCGCCCACGGACATTTTGAGTATCAAACCTGACTTGCCTGCTGGTATTGTGGCAGTCATCACCACGGCGCTCAGCAAGAACCCCGGGCAGCGTTACCAGCAGGGGGCGGAAATGGCTGCAGCCCTGCGTGCCTGCCTGAATCCGCCAGAAAGTCACGTCTCTTGA
- a CDS encoding Stp1/IreP family PP2C-type Ser/Thr phosphatase gives MRLADALEMVTRTDPGMVRSHNEDAVFADASLGLAILADGMGGYNAGEVASGMTTTLLASNLTQFLSPPAVPDGEVMTPEFLQQRLLDEVSAVNVAVFNASESQPQYAGMGTTVVAAHFYDNRVIVAHLGDSRLYRLRNGRFEQLTRDHSLLQEQLDGGMISAEEARHSHNKNLLTRALGVDPFVETEIHVHAVAPGDLFLICSDGLNDMIDDEEIANVLLALGGDLSLAAEELIELANGNGGRDNISVILVRVHSSFAVPRGWWQKLLARFK, from the coding sequence ATGAGGCTTGCCGACGCGCTGGAAATGGTTACCCGCACCGATCCGGGTATGGTCCGTTCGCATAATGAGGATGCGGTGTTTGCCGATGCCAGCCTCGGACTGGCTATCCTGGCTGACGGCATGGGGGGATACAACGCCGGCGAAGTGGCGAGCGGCATGACCACCACCTTGCTGGCCAGCAATCTGACCCAGTTTCTGAGTCCGCCTGCCGTGCCTGACGGTGAGGTCATGACCCCTGAGTTTCTGCAGCAGCGCCTGCTGGACGAAGTTTCGGCCGTCAATGTCGCCGTGTTCAACGCCTCCGAGAGTCAGCCGCAATATGCGGGCATGGGAACGACGGTGGTTGCGGCGCATTTTTACGATAACCGCGTGATCGTTGCCCATCTTGGCGACTCCCGGCTGTATCGCTTGCGCAACGGCCGTTTCGAACAGTTGACGCGGGATCATTCCCTCTTACAGGAACAGCTTGATGGTGGCATGATTAGCGCAGAAGAGGCGCGCCATTCGCACAACAAAAACCTGCTGACCCGGGCGCTTGGGGTCGATCCCTTTGTCGAAACGGAAATCCACGTACATGCTGTGGCACCGGGGGATCTTTTCCTGATCTGTTCGGATGGTCTGAATGACATGATCGACGATGAGGAAATCGCCAATGTCCTGCTGGCGCTGGGTGGCGATTTGTCGCTGGCGGCCGAGGAGCTGATCGAGCTGGCCAACGGCAATGGCGGGCGGGATAATATTTCGGTAATTCTGGTACGGGTGCACAGCAGTTTTGCCGTACCGCGAGGCTGGTGGCAAAAGCTGCTGGCCCGGTTCAAATGA